The following proteins are co-located in the Microbacterium profundi genome:
- a CDS encoding glycoside hydrolase family 1 protein yields the protein MTDATARTFPVPAGLRWSAATAAFQVEGARRADGRGPSIWDDFVDTDGLVKDGSTAEPGPDSYRRSNEDIALLQGLGVDSYRFSISWVRVQPDGRGPAQPAGLAYYDRLVDGLLDAGIEPFPTLYHWDLPAVLELSGGWVQPATGSEADQSAAHVYDLIHNRLFADPVLTGAYPDLAALGVEMPVHDGDMELISTASEFYGINFYNPTTIAAAPEGAPVPFVQVPTPGVAHTGFGELWGIQPHALTTFLTDAAQRYGDRLPPIIIGENGASFPEPDEVSGTLADDRRIDYLASHIGAVADAVAQGVRVDEYTVWSLLDNFEWADGFAQRFGLVHVDQQTSKRTPKASYEWYRSLIAEAKSARARA from the coding sequence ATGACGGATGCGACTGCCCGAACCTTCCCCGTGCCTGCCGGTCTGCGATGGTCTGCGGCGACGGCGGCCTTCCAGGTCGAGGGTGCGCGCCGTGCCGACGGACGCGGACCGTCCATCTGGGACGACTTCGTCGACACCGACGGTCTCGTGAAGGACGGCTCGACGGCAGAACCCGGCCCGGACAGCTACCGCCGCAGCAACGAGGACATCGCGCTGCTGCAGGGCCTCGGCGTCGACAGCTATCGCTTCTCGATCTCGTGGGTGCGTGTGCAGCCGGATGGACGCGGACCCGCCCAGCCCGCCGGCCTCGCCTACTACGACCGCCTGGTCGACGGGCTTCTCGATGCAGGGATCGAGCCGTTCCCCACGCTGTATCACTGGGATCTGCCGGCGGTCCTCGAACTCAGTGGCGGGTGGGTGCAACCCGCGACGGGCTCCGAAGCCGACCAGAGCGCCGCCCACGTGTACGACCTGATTCACAACCGTCTGTTCGCCGACCCGGTGCTGACCGGCGCCTATCCCGACCTCGCCGCTCTCGGTGTCGAGATGCCGGTGCACGACGGCGACATGGAGCTGATCTCGACAGCATCCGAGTTCTACGGCATCAACTTCTACAACCCGACGACGATCGCGGCAGCCCCGGAGGGCGCACCGGTGCCGTTCGTGCAGGTGCCGACGCCCGGTGTCGCGCATACCGGATTCGGGGAGCTGTGGGGGATCCAGCCGCACGCGCTCACCACTTTCCTGACAGACGCCGCACAACGTTACGGCGACCGTCTGCCTCCGATCATCATCGGTGAGAACGGCGCGTCCTTCCCCGAGCCCGACGAGGTCAGTGGTACCCTCGCCGACGATCGGCGGATCGACTATCTCGCGTCTCATATCGGCGCGGTGGCGGATGCTGTCGCCCAGGGCGTCCGCGTCGACGAGTACACGGTGTGGAGCCTGCTCGACAACTTCGAATGGGCGGACGGCTTCGCACAGCGCTTCGGCCTCGTGCATGTGGACCAGCAGACGTCGAAGCGCACGCCCAAGGCGTCCTACGAGTGGTACCGGTCGCTGATCGCCGAGGCGAAGTCCGCGCGGGCGCGAGCATGA
- the rpsT gene encoding 30S ribosomal protein S20, whose protein sequence is MANIKSQIKRNKTNEKATARNKAVKSELKTLVRGTREAIAKGDKAAAEAALKVASKKLDKAVSKGVLHENQAANRKSSIAKQVAAL, encoded by the coding sequence GTGGCAAACATCAAGTCGCAGATCAAGCGCAACAAGACCAACGAGAAGGCTACGGCGCGCAACAAGGCCGTCAAGAGCGAACTCAAGACCCTCGTCCGCGGTACCCGCGAGGCCATCGCCAAGGGCGACAAGGCTGCTGCTGAGGCAGCGCTGAAGGTCGCGTCGAAGAAGCTCGACAAGGCCGTCAGCAAGGGCGTGCTGCACGAGAACCAGGCTGCGAACCGCAAGTCGTCGATCGCCAAGCAGGTCGCGGCTCTCTGA
- the holA gene encoding DNA polymerase III subunit delta: MAAPRSSARGGTARTGTKATKIPQVSWRDPRPAPLVLVFGPEEVCAERAIAGIRDYLRAEDPALEISDVRADDYAPGTLLSLTSPSLFGEPRLVRVSGVEKCSDAFLQEAVSYLNNPQEGATVLLRHTGASVRGKKLLDALRAGTGGGIEIPCLAVKRDGDRVDFAAGEFAAAKKRIAPAALRALVSAFADDLTELAAACQQLIRDVEGDIAEETVTKYYGGRVEVSAFVVADTAISGRYGEALVALRHALDSGADPVPMVAAFAMKLRTMARVAGQREPSRSLAQRLGMKDWQVDRAKRDLNGWNERSLGLAIQATARADAEVKGAARDPIFALERMVTVIATRAPFGE; the protein is encoded by the coding sequence ATGGCCGCTCCCCGTTCCTCAGCCCGTGGCGGCACTGCTCGTACGGGCACCAAGGCGACCAAGATCCCGCAGGTGTCATGGCGCGACCCGCGGCCGGCACCGCTCGTGCTCGTCTTCGGGCCGGAAGAGGTCTGCGCGGAGCGCGCGATCGCCGGCATCCGCGATTATCTGCGCGCCGAAGACCCCGCGCTCGAGATCAGTGATGTGCGTGCCGACGACTACGCCCCTGGCACGCTCCTGTCGCTCACCTCGCCCTCGCTGTTCGGCGAGCCGCGGCTCGTGCGCGTGTCCGGCGTCGAGAAGTGCTCGGATGCCTTCCTGCAGGAGGCAGTGTCGTATCTGAACAACCCGCAGGAAGGCGCGACCGTGCTGCTGCGCCACACGGGTGCGAGCGTGCGGGGCAAGAAGCTGCTCGACGCGCTGCGCGCAGGTACAGGCGGTGGGATCGAGATCCCCTGCCTCGCGGTGAAACGCGACGGGGATCGCGTCGATTTCGCGGCGGGAGAGTTCGCGGCGGCGAAGAAGCGCATCGCCCCCGCAGCGCTCAGAGCACTCGTGTCGGCGTTCGCCGACGACCTGACCGAACTCGCGGCGGCGTGCCAGCAGCTGATCCGCGACGTCGAGGGCGACATCGCCGAAGAGACCGTGACCAAGTACTACGGCGGGCGGGTCGAGGTGTCGGCGTTCGTCGTCGCTGACACGGCGATATCCGGCCGCTACGGTGAGGCACTCGTGGCGCTGCGGCACGCGCTCGACTCCGGAGCCGACCCTGTTCCCATGGTCGCCGCGTTCGCCATGAAGCTGCGGACCATGGCACGAGTGGCCGGTCAGCGCGAGCCGAGCCGCAGTCTCGCCCAGCGTCTGGGCATGAAGGACTGGCAGGTCGATCGGGCCAAGCGCGATCTCAACGGGTGGAACGAGCGCTCACTGGGCCTCGCCATCCAGGCGACCGCGCGCGCGGATGCCGAGGTCAAGGGCGCTGCGCGCGATCCGATCTTCGCGCTGGAGCGCATGGTGACGGTCATCGCCACTCGCGCTCCGTTCGGTGAGTAG
- a CDS encoding ComEC/Rec2 family competence protein, which produces MPVAGGVWAISLLCAFLPGAAWWGAVGGGLLGAAALGALVHAHLRADARRRTDDDLRSFDAARARGGLFAIVVLAAAAAAMTAGFAMPQRTAAAELDGRVIDVYAEISSSSAAGSDGRLWFDAQTSHAGIPSRPEPLTVPIRIGVERVPGLDLGSVIRVTGQVMVTDPGERAALVMFATEVEIVTPAQGVFAVAAQVREDFVERAVRLPEPGAGLLPGLAVGDTRAVTQELDDAMLASGLSHLTAVSGANCAIVVGAVFWLVALCGGGRTLRVVIALTALAAFVVLVTPEPSVIRAAVMAAIAMLTVLCGRPSAGVGVLCLAVAGILIADPWLSATPGFALSAAATAALIVLAPPLARGLARWMPHPLALAIAIPLAAQLVCGPIIALFSEQQSIVAIVANMIAGPAAPIATVIGLLACLAAPIPPLADLLAACAWLPAAWISATATVSAGLPGAQLAVIPGIAAALLVAVVSASIGVLLSVDGIAARRGVRGVSVVVLVVAVALLGARMLLAGPLVGTTVPEAWSIAACDVGQGDALVVRSQQRVALIDTGMEAEPLSTCLSALGIGRIDLLVLTHFDADHVGAAASMVGRVGTVLHGPVGSPEDSRLLSEFEDGGAALIDASTGMHGTLGEASWKVLWPRKDSAAFPAGNDASVVLEFDGGDVPRSLFLGDLSATPQRMLRDQLRGTYAVVKVAHHGSADQDTGMYDLLRPAAAIFSVGVDNDYGHPRAETLALLEAAGAVALRTDQQGRILIGMDAGELVLWTERADEAAGADETVEEPGEEPGDVDDPQ; this is translated from the coding sequence GTGCCCGTCGCCGGCGGTGTGTGGGCCATCTCGTTGCTGTGCGCATTCCTGCCGGGCGCCGCGTGGTGGGGCGCGGTCGGAGGCGGGCTGCTCGGGGCAGCGGCATTGGGGGCACTGGTGCACGCGCATCTTCGTGCGGATGCGCGGCGGCGGACGGACGATGACTTGCGATCGTTCGATGCGGCGAGGGCGCGCGGGGGTCTGTTCGCGATCGTGGTTCTTGCGGCAGCAGCAGCGGCGATGACAGCGGGCTTCGCGATGCCGCAACGCACGGCGGCAGCGGAGCTGGATGGCCGCGTGATCGACGTGTACGCGGAGATCTCGTCGTCGTCCGCGGCGGGAAGCGACGGACGGCTGTGGTTCGACGCGCAGACGAGCCATGCCGGGATTCCGAGCAGGCCAGAACCGCTGACCGTGCCGATCCGCATCGGCGTGGAACGGGTTCCAGGACTGGACCTCGGCAGTGTCATCAGAGTCACCGGTCAGGTCATGGTGACGGATCCGGGCGAGCGCGCTGCGCTCGTGATGTTCGCAACCGAGGTGGAGATCGTCACCCCGGCGCAGGGAGTCTTCGCCGTCGCGGCGCAGGTGCGGGAGGACTTCGTCGAGCGTGCCGTCCGATTGCCGGAGCCGGGCGCAGGGCTGCTGCCTGGACTCGCGGTCGGCGACACCCGCGCAGTGACGCAGGAGCTCGACGACGCGATGCTCGCCTCGGGTCTGAGCCACCTCACCGCGGTCAGCGGGGCGAACTGCGCGATCGTGGTCGGCGCGGTGTTCTGGCTCGTCGCACTCTGCGGCGGTGGTCGAACGCTCAGGGTCGTCATCGCCCTCACCGCCCTCGCGGCGTTCGTCGTGCTCGTCACGCCGGAGCCCAGCGTGATCAGGGCAGCGGTGATGGCTGCCATCGCCATGCTGACGGTGCTCTGCGGTCGACCAAGCGCAGGGGTGGGCGTGCTGTGCCTCGCGGTGGCCGGCATCCTCATCGCCGACCCGTGGCTGTCCGCGACGCCGGGGTTCGCTCTGTCTGCGGCCGCGACGGCAGCACTCATCGTGCTCGCACCGCCGCTCGCGCGCGGCCTCGCCAGGTGGATGCCGCACCCACTCGCGTTGGCGATCGCGATTCCACTCGCCGCTCAGCTCGTGTGCGGACCGATCATCGCTCTGTTCTCGGAGCAGCAGTCGATCGTCGCGATCGTGGCGAACATGATCGCCGGCCCAGCGGCGCCCATCGCGACGGTGATCGGTCTGCTCGCGTGCCTCGCCGCGCCGATCCCGCCGCTGGCGGATCTGCTCGCCGCATGCGCGTGGCTGCCCGCGGCATGGATCTCCGCGACAGCGACGGTGTCGGCGGGCCTGCCCGGTGCGCAGCTGGCCGTGATCCCCGGTATCGCGGCGGCATTGCTGGTGGCGGTGGTGAGCGCCTCGATCGGCGTGCTCCTCAGCGTCGACGGAATCGCCGCAAGACGAGGCGTGCGCGGAGTCTCGGTCGTCGTGCTCGTCGTCGCGGTCGCGCTGCTCGGCGCGCGGATGCTGCTCGCCGGGCCGCTCGTGGGAACGACGGTGCCCGAGGCCTGGTCGATCGCAGCCTGTGATGTCGGCCAGGGAGATGCGCTGGTGGTGAGATCGCAACAGCGCGTGGCGCTGATCGACACGGGGATGGAGGCCGAACCGCTGTCGACGTGTCTCAGCGCGCTCGGAATCGGCAGGATCGACCTGCTCGTGCTCACCCATTTCGATGCGGATCATGTGGGCGCCGCGGCGTCGATGGTCGGGCGCGTGGGCACGGTGCTGCACGGTCCGGTCGGCTCGCCGGAGGACTCCCGCCTGCTGAGCGAGTTCGAAGACGGCGGAGCAGCGCTCATCGACGCGTCGACGGGCATGCACGGCACGCTGGGTGAGGCATCGTGGAAGGTGCTCTGGCCGAGGAAGGACTCGGCCGCATTCCCGGCGGGCAACGATGCCAGTGTCGTACTCGAGTTCGATGGCGGAGACGTGCCGCGCTCGCTCTTCCTCGGCGACCTCTCCGCCACGCCTCAGCGGATGCTGCGCGACCAGCTGCGCGGCACGTACGCGGTGGTGAAGGTCGCGCATCACGGCAGCGCCGATCAGGACACCGGGATGTACGACCTCCTGCGGCCCGCTGCCGCGATCTTCAGCGTTGGGGTGGACAACGACTACGGTCATCCTCGAGCGGAGACGCTGGCGCTGTTGGAAGCTGCCGGTGCGGTCGCGCTTCGCACCGACCAGCAGGGCAGGATCCTGATCGGTATGGACGCGGGCGAGCTCGTGCTGTGGACTGAGCGTGCGGACGAAGCCGCCGGTGCCGACGAGACCGTCGAGGAGCCCGGCGAGGAGCCCGGCGATGTCGACGACCCCCAGTAG
- a CDS encoding ComEA family DNA-binding protein — translation MPATETEPVSSKAPDPAARSRLRLSIGAAVVLGLVVLSAAVGLGIMRGQAQPVQTVPLAETSDDVAVDGELYVHVLGQVERPGLYMLDLDARVVDALAAAGGTLDDADLQSVNLARPLSDGEQLIVPVVGASVEGGATTPQGDGLIDLNNADQAALETLPRIGPALAQRIIEWRDANGRFQSVDDLLAVPGIGEKMLAGLAELVRV, via the coding sequence GTGCCAGCGACTGAAACGGAGCCTGTTTCCTCGAAGGCGCCCGACCCCGCGGCGCGCTCAAGGCTACGACTGAGCATCGGCGCAGCCGTCGTTCTCGGCCTCGTCGTGCTGTCGGCGGCGGTCGGGCTCGGCATCATGCGCGGCCAGGCGCAGCCGGTGCAGACCGTGCCGCTGGCGGAGACATCCGACGACGTCGCGGTCGACGGCGAACTGTATGTGCACGTGCTCGGCCAGGTCGAGCGCCCTGGGCTCTACATGCTGGATCTGGATGCACGCGTCGTCGACGCCCTCGCAGCGGCAGGGGGGACCCTCGACGATGCCGATCTGCAGTCCGTCAACCTCGCGCGGCCGCTCAGCGACGGCGAGCAGCTGATCGTGCCCGTGGTCGGCGCGTCGGTGGAGGGCGGCGCGACGACGCCCCAGGGCGACGGGCTGATCGACTTGAACAACGCCGATCAGGCGGCACTCGAGACCCTCCCGCGGATCGGACCGGCATTGGCGCAGCGCATCATCGAATGGCGCGACGCGAATGGCCGCTTCCAATCGGTCGACGACCTTCTCGCCGTGCCTGGCATCGGCGAGAAGATGCTCGCCGGGTTGGCGGAACTGGTGAGGGTGTGA
- the leuS gene encoding leucine--tRNA ligase encodes MNLCSPLPEIGRSLSEYLSSSTEPVDESSSAHAIQAKWQKYWADDETFLAGGAEDSRPRKYVLAMFPYPSGDLHMGHAENYLYSDIVARFWRHRGHNVLNPIGWDSFGLPAENAAIRRGADPREWTYQNIAQQKEGFKAYGVSFDWTRELHTSDPEYYHWNQWLFLKLHERGLAYRKKSPVNWCPNDQTVLANEQVVDGRCERCGAEVIKKKLTQWYFKITDYADRLLDDLNQLEGSWPHKVLQMQRNWIGRSIGADVDFVIEGREEPVTVFSTRPDTLHGATFFVVAPDAELASELVADAPAEVRERFAEYLAKVQKTTDIDRQATDRPKTGVFLERYAINPVNGEKLPIWAADYVLADYGHGAVMAVPAHDQRDLDFARAFDLPVKVVVDTTAPITGAMPVIEVDEDGVPIDTLPALDDKPSLDDQHPSVTGVALSGEGRMINSGDLNGLSKRNAVARAIEQLTANGTGRAAKNYRLRDWLISRQRFWGTPIPMLHAEDGRIIPVPEDQLPVKLPSVEGLDLSPKGASPLGAAESWVRTVDPASGDPVLRDPDTMDTFVDSSWYFLRFLAPNSDQFAFDPKEAARWAPVDSYIGGVEHAILHLLYARFITKVLFDIGLIDFTEPFSSLINQGMVILDGAKMSKSKGNLVLFQEELDKFGADALRVGLAFAGPVEDDKDWADVSMTGAQKFLARALRLSHDVASPVDVLFKGGDAALRRGTHRLLADAPSLIEHTKFNVLVARLMELVNLTRKTIDTGSGAADPAVREATETIAVMLDLIAPHTAEEMWEILGHVPSVGLVTWRQADPALLVEDSVTAVVQIGGKVRAQLEVPARISEADLEALARADERVIRALGDKEIVRVIVRAPKIVSFAVKG; translated from the coding sequence ATGAATCTGTGCAGTCCGCTCCCTGAGATTGGCCGTTCGTTGTCTGAATATCTGTCGTCCTCCACCGAGCCCGTCGACGAGTCGTCGTCGGCGCACGCCATCCAAGCCAAGTGGCAGAAGTACTGGGCGGATGACGAGACGTTCCTCGCAGGAGGCGCGGAGGACAGTCGGCCGCGCAAGTACGTGCTGGCGATGTTCCCGTATCCGTCGGGCGACCTGCACATGGGGCACGCTGAGAACTACCTCTACTCCGACATCGTCGCGCGCTTCTGGCGGCACCGCGGGCACAACGTGCTGAACCCGATCGGCTGGGACTCGTTCGGCCTGCCGGCCGAGAACGCGGCCATCCGTCGCGGGGCAGACCCTCGGGAGTGGACGTACCAGAACATCGCTCAGCAGAAGGAGGGTTTCAAGGCGTACGGCGTCTCGTTCGACTGGACACGCGAGCTGCACACCTCCGACCCGGAGTACTACCACTGGAACCAGTGGCTGTTCCTGAAGCTGCACGAGCGCGGGCTGGCGTACCGCAAGAAGAGCCCCGTCAACTGGTGCCCGAACGACCAGACCGTGCTCGCGAACGAGCAGGTCGTCGACGGACGCTGTGAGCGCTGCGGCGCCGAGGTCATCAAGAAGAAGCTGACGCAGTGGTACTTCAAGATCACCGACTACGCGGATCGTCTGCTGGATGATCTGAACCAGCTCGAGGGCTCGTGGCCGCACAAGGTGCTGCAGATGCAGCGCAACTGGATCGGCCGATCCATCGGCGCCGACGTCGACTTCGTGATCGAGGGTCGTGAGGAGCCGGTGACGGTGTTCTCCACGCGTCCCGACACTCTGCACGGTGCGACGTTCTTCGTGGTGGCACCGGATGCCGAGCTCGCCTCCGAGCTGGTGGCGGATGCTCCGGCCGAGGTGCGCGAACGCTTCGCGGAGTATCTGGCGAAGGTGCAGAAGACGACGGACATCGATCGGCAGGCCACCGACCGGCCGAAGACCGGCGTGTTCCTGGAGCGCTACGCGATCAACCCCGTCAACGGCGAGAAACTGCCGATCTGGGCTGCCGACTACGTGCTGGCCGACTACGGTCACGGTGCGGTGATGGCCGTTCCGGCCCACGATCAGCGCGACCTCGACTTCGCGCGCGCCTTCGATCTGCCGGTCAAGGTCGTCGTGGACACGACGGCGCCGATCACCGGCGCCATGCCCGTGATCGAGGTCGACGAGGACGGCGTGCCGATCGACACGCTGCCCGCTCTCGATGACAAGCCCAGCCTGGACGACCAGCATCCGTCGGTCACCGGTGTCGCCCTCTCCGGCGAGGGGCGGATGATCAACTCGGGAGATCTGAACGGTCTGTCCAAGCGCAACGCCGTCGCCCGTGCGATCGAGCAGCTCACAGCGAACGGCACCGGTCGAGCGGCGAAGAACTATCGCCTGCGCGATTGGCTGATCTCTCGTCAGCGGTTCTGGGGCACGCCGATCCCGATGCTGCACGCCGAGGACGGCCGCATCATCCCCGTCCCCGAAGACCAGCTGCCGGTGAAGCTGCCCAGCGTGGAGGGCCTCGACCTGTCCCCGAAGGGTGCGTCACCATTGGGCGCCGCCGAGTCGTGGGTGCGCACGGTCGACCCGGCGAGCGGGGACCCCGTGCTGCGCGACCCGGACACCATGGACACGTTCGTGGACAGCTCCTGGTACTTCCTGCGCTTCCTCGCGCCGAACAGCGATCAGTTCGCGTTCGACCCGAAGGAAGCCGCCCGCTGGGCGCCGGTCGACTCGTACATCGGCGGCGTCGAGCACGCGATCCTGCACCTGCTGTACGCACGCTTCATCACCAAGGTGCTCTTCGACATCGGCCTGATCGACTTCACCGAGCCGTTCAGCAGCCTGATCAACCAGGGCATGGTCATCCTCGACGGCGCGAAGATGTCGAAGAGCAAGGGCAACCTCGTGCTCTTCCAGGAGGAGCTCGACAAGTTCGGCGCCGACGCGCTGCGCGTGGGCCTCGCATTCGCCGGCCCCGTGGAGGACGACAAGGACTGGGCCGACGTCTCGATGACGGGCGCGCAGAAGTTCCTCGCGCGTGCGCTGCGCCTGAGCCACGACGTGGCGAGCCCCGTCGATGTGCTGTTCAAGGGCGGGGATGCGGCGTTGCGTCGCGGTACGCACCGCCTGCTCGCCGACGCTCCTTCGCTGATCGAGCACACCAAGTTCAACGTGCTCGTCGCGCGTCTGATGGAACTCGTGAACCTCACCCGCAAGACGATCGACACAGGTAGCGGTGCTGCGGACCCCGCCGTGCGCGAGGCCACCGAGACGATCGCCGTGATGCTCGACCTCATCGCCCCGCACACCGCGGAGGAGATGTGGGAGATCCTCGGACACGTGCCCTCTGTGGGCCTGGTCACCTGGCGTCAGGCCGACCCAGCGCTGCTGGTCGAGGACTCCGTCACGGCAGTGGTCCAGATCGGCGGCAAGGTGCGCGCGCAGCTCGAGGTGCCGGCCCGCATCAGCGAGGCTGACCTTGAGGCGCTCGCGCGTGCCGACGAGCGCGTCATCCGCGCACTCGGCGACAAGGAGATCGTGCGTGTCATCGTGCGTGCCCCGAAGATCGTCAGCTTCGCCGTCAAGGGCTGA
- a CDS encoding anthranilate synthase component I family protein has protein sequence MTRHPPLELRRTAASVDAEALFRTLAAGYEDVFWLDAGAAAAQGWSMLGVGERDARGPGDVRLDCVAGAVSDEPPFRGGWVGWLDYESGAFAAGAPAAHSEGGPAWLRVTSAVAVDHATGAVWELGDSLVDPLGSLSERSAPVGSLSERSAPVGSLSERSAPVGSLSERSAPVGSLSERSETKRVERAQRVEALPDRAASASHTPDEYTALIQRCRAAIRAGDAYQLCLTTRFLVDGPHDDVETYLRLRSATPAHHGGFVRIGGRALLSASPETFLHASGGLIRTRPIKGTRPRGDDPASDAALAAELLASDKERAENVMIVDLMRNDLSRVCVPGSIRVDGLWEIESYPAVHQLVSTVSGQAASGLTARRLWDAAFPAGSMTGAPKLSAMTLLHELEGAPRGVYSGCFGYVGVDGALDLAMVIRSILIDGEHAVIGAGGGITWGSVAAAEVEEVATKARAPLAALRADLPDAWRR, from the coding sequence GTGACGCGCCACCCTCCGCTCGAGCTTCGCCGCACGGCCGCATCCGTGGATGCCGAGGCGCTGTTCCGGACGCTCGCGGCCGGATACGAGGACGTGTTCTGGTTGGATGCCGGAGCCGCGGCTGCACAGGGCTGGAGCATGCTCGGGGTGGGCGAGCGCGACGCTCGTGGGCCCGGGGATGTGCGGCTTGACTGCGTCGCCGGTGCCGTCTCGGACGAGCCTCCCTTCAGAGGCGGCTGGGTCGGATGGCTGGACTACGAGTCGGGTGCCTTCGCTGCCGGGGCGCCCGCTGCGCACTCGGAAGGCGGGCCGGCCTGGCTCCGCGTGACCTCGGCCGTGGCCGTCGACCACGCGACCGGCGCGGTCTGGGAGTTGGGGGACAGCTTGGTGGACCCCCTCGGGTCGTTGAGCGAGCGGAGCGCCCCCGTCGGGTCGTTGAGCGAGCGGAGCGCCCCCGTCGGGTCGTTGAGCGAGCGAAGCGCCCCCGTCGGGTCGTTGAGCGAGCGGAGCGCCCCCGTCGGGTCGTTGAGCGAGCGGAGCGAGACGAAACGCGTTGAGCGAGCGCAGCGAGTCGAAGCGCTCCCCGACCGCGCAGCATCCGCCAGCCACACGCCCGACGAATACACCGCCCTCATCCAGCGCTGCCGCGCCGCCATCCGCGCCGGCGACGCGTATCAGCTGTGCCTCACCACCCGGTTCCTGGTCGACGGCCCGCACGACGATGTCGAGACGTACCTGCGGCTGCGCTCCGCGACACCCGCACACCATGGCGGGTTCGTGCGGATCGGCGGCAGGGCTCTGTTGAGTGCGAGCCCAGAGACGTTCCTGCACGCGTCGGGCGGTCTGATCCGCACCCGGCCCATCAAGGGCACACGACCGCGCGGTGATGATCCGGCATCCGATGCCGCTCTCGCCGCAGAGCTGCTGGCCAGCGACAAGGAACGCGCCGAGAACGTCATGATCGTCGACCTCATGCGCAACGACCTCTCGCGTGTGTGCGTGCCCGGCAGCATCCGCGTCGACGGGTTGTGGGAGATCGAGTCGTACCCCGCCGTGCACCAGCTCGTCAGCACGGTGAGCGGACAGGCGGCCTCCGGCCTCACTGCACGGCGACTGTGGGACGCTGCCTTCCCCGCCGGCAGTATGACCGGCGCTCCGAAGCTCTCGGCGATGACACTGCTGCACGAGCTGGAGGGCGCACCCCGCGGCGTGTACAGCGGCTGCTTCGGCTACGTCGGAGTGGACGGTGCGCTGGATCTGGCGATGGTGATCCGCAGCATCCTGATCGACGGCGAACACGCCGTGATCGGTGCCGGAGGCGGGATCACCTGGGGGTCGGTGGCAGCGGCCGAGGTCGAGGAGGTGGCGACCAAGGCGAGGGCGCCGCTGGCTGCTCTGCGCGCGGATCTTCCGGACGCCTGGCGCCGGTAG
- a CDS encoding DedA family protein produces MDDILLWILDAVQAVDPVVRTLIAGLAVLLETSILIGLIVPGDTIVIIASMGVEGLPETIAMVIAVVVGALIGESIGFCLGRWLGPRIRRSWIGRRIGEAHWERAERYLQRRGGVAIFLSRFLPVLHSLVPLTVGMSAYSYRRFLAWTAPACLIWATAYVSVTSLAAGGFRELVDRVHFAGYVFVGIIVVFLLLIFIGKKLLTRGENRHMRAAVDDVDEDAASGMKD; encoded by the coding sequence GTGGACGACATCCTGCTGTGGATCCTCGACGCCGTGCAGGCGGTGGACCCGGTCGTCCGCACGCTCATCGCCGGTCTCGCTGTCTTGCTGGAGACCAGCATCCTGATCGGACTCATCGTGCCCGGCGACACGATCGTCATCATCGCCTCCATGGGAGTGGAGGGCCTGCCCGAGACGATCGCCATGGTGATCGCCGTCGTGGTCGGCGCACTGATCGGCGAGAGCATCGGGTTCTGCCTGGGCCGCTGGCTCGGTCCGCGCATCCGCCGATCCTGGATCGGCCGGCGGATCGGCGAGGCGCACTGGGAACGCGCAGAGCGGTATCTGCAGCGCCGTGGCGGAGTCGCGATCTTCCTCTCCCGGTTCCTGCCGGTGCTGCACTCGCTCGTGCCCCTCACCGTCGGCATGAGCGCCTACTCGTACCGACGCTTCCTGGCGTGGACCGCACCCGCCTGCCTCATCTGGGCGACCGCATACGTGAGTGTGACGTCGCTCGCCGCCGGCGGCTTCCGCGAACTCGTCGACAGGGTGCACTTCGCCGGATACGTGTTCGTCGGCATCATCGTCGTGTTCCTGCTTCTGATCTTCATCGGCAAGAAGCTGCTCACGCGCGGGGAGAACCGTCACATGCGGGCCGCCGTCGACGACGTAGATGAGGACGCCGCTTCGGGCATGAAAGACTGA